The segment TGGTCCGGCATGGCCTTCAACGACTGGTGCGACCGGCACGTCGACGCCGAGGAGCGGCCCGAGCGGCCGATCCCTTCGGGCCGGGTCAGCCCCGACGCCGCCCTCGCCGTCGCTGCCGGGCTCGGTGCCGCCGGGCTCGGCGTGGCGGCCCTCGTCGGCGGTCGCTCGGCCGTCGCGGTCGCGGCCCCGCTCGCCCTCATGGTGGTGGCGTACGACGCCGTCGCGAAGGACGCGGCCGTCGGGCCACTCGCGATGGCCTCGACGCGGGGGCTCGACGTCCTCCTCGGCGCCCACGCCTCGCCGGCCAGCGCGTGGCAGCCCGCCCTTGCGATGACCGCGCACACCGCGGGCCTCACCTGGCTCAGCCGCGGAGAGGTGCACGGCACTCGCCCCGAGGTCGCCGGAGCGGTGACCGCGGGCACCCTCGCGGTGGCCGCCGCCACGGCCCACGCGGCGTTCCACGACCCGCACTCCGGTCGCCTCGCCCGCGCGACCGGCGTCGGCCTGTCGGCGGCGTACGCCGTCGTGGTCGGCCGCGCCCAGGCCCGCGCGGCCCAGCAGCCCACGGCCGAGGCGGCCCGCGCCGCCACCCGCACCGGGATCGGCGGCTTCTCGCTCCTGCAGGGAGCCTGGCTCGCCCGCCGCGGCCGGCTGGCCGCCGCCGCGACCGTCGTGGGCGCCGGCCCGGCCTACCGCGCCCTGTCGCGCCGCTGGAGCCCGACGTGAGCGCCGCGGGACAGGGCGCCCTCCGCCTCGGCTACGGCAGCAA is part of the Nocardioides cavernae genome and harbors:
- a CDS encoding SCO3242 family prenyltransferase, with the protein product MRVADLVELTRAPAAFSIPGDAWSGAAHAATAGRGWAMPIASTCLYWSGMAFNDWCDRHVDAEERPERPIPSGRVSPDAALAVAAGLGAAGLGVAALVGGRSAVAVAAPLALMVVAYDAVAKDAAVGPLAMASTRGLDVLLGAHASPASAWQPALAMTAHTAGLTWLSRGEVHGTRPEVAGAVTAGTLAVAAATAHAAFHDPHSGRLARATGVGLSAAYAVVVGRAQARAAQQPTAEAARAATRTGIGGFSLLQGAWLARRGRLAAAATVVGAGPAYRALSRRWSPT